Below is a window of Mycobacterium dioxanotrophicus DNA.
ACATTCCTCCACGGCGCCCTCTGCCGCACCCGCACGTCGGTCGGTTACGTTCGGCACGAGTGTCGGGAAGTCATCGCCGACCCCTTGTCGCGCGTAATGGAATACGCTGCACCACAATAGTTTTACGAATCTGCGCCCAGAGGTGACGTCGTTCGACGGGCCGTGCATCAGCACCTCGCGAGTGCGCGCGCACGCGTAATTGATGGGCTCCGTGCTGTCAACGGCGCGACTCCTCGGCATCCGAATCGCTATTGCTAAGCAATACTCAGCTGATTCTAAGGAAAGTGACAGAGAGTTTGCTGTTCACTCATTCGCAAACTTCGAATTCCACAGTGGAGCAAATATGCAACACATGCTGAACACGCATTTAATATGCCTGCCTAATTGATAGCTGACTGTGCAGTCGACAAGTCTTGTATCCGTCGTTGCGCATGCAATGACCTGTGACAACCTCATCTCCGCGCGGCTGCCGGGGCGAGGTGGACACCGTCGGCGTTCGCCATGGCACCCGCCCGGCCCTATGCCGGATCCAGCGGCCGTCATGCGCAATTAACCCAGAGGGCAAATCCGCCCCCGCCGGGGAGGCTTCGCTCATGCCACGCCGGCCCGAGGCGCGGTAAACCCAAACGTGAGATAGATCACTGGGCGGTGTGTCGCGTTACACCGGCCACCAAAATCGTCACAACGCCGGACAGCGGCCCCCGCGGATGCAGGTCAGCCGGCGACCGGCTTGGACAGCTCGAACGGGCCCGAACCGAAGTCGGGCACCGGCTGGTAGCCGCGGCGGCGCGCCGCCGCGACGTCCTTGCGGATGACCGCGTTGAGGGCGACGAACGCTGTCATGTCGAGCACCATCGGGGTGACCAGCCGGTTGTGCACAAATCCGATCGCCAGGCCACTGGCCGGGTCCGCCCATCCCACCGACCCGCCCATGCCGACGTGCCCGAAACCGGGCATGACCCCGAACGGCACAGAGTGGTACCCGAGATGGAACGACAGCGGCACGACCAGATTGCGGTCGCGCTGCAGCGCCGACGGCCCGGTGAGACGGGCGACCGTTTCGGCGGAGAGGAATTCGACGCCCTCGAACCGGCCGGCGTTGGCGATCGCGCCGTACATCCTGGCCAGCCCGCGCGCTGTCGCGACCCCGTTGGCGGCCGGTATCTCGCTGTCCAGGAATGGGGTTTCGCCCCGGATCAGTGACATCACGCCGGGTACGTACATCGAGCCGAAGGCGCCGGAGCGAGCCAGCCCCGCCAACTTGGGTGCGACGAAGTCGAAAAGGTGATTGGGCCAGCGCCGCTGGGGCGCGAGAATCTGCGCCGCACGCGTGGGCGCACCGACGGGAGGCCTGCCCAGATGCAGACCGTCGGTGCGCAAGGGCTCGGCCAACTCGGCCCGCATCAGATCGCGCATACCCTGGCCCGTGACGGCCCGGGCCAAGCCCGACAGCAGCCAGCCGTAGGTCAGTGCGTGGTAGGCCGGCTTGTCGAACAGCACCGCACTGACCGGGGACGCCGCGATGCGCTCCTCCATCAGCCTGGGGTTCAACAGCTCGGTCAGGCTCACCCCGTTGAGCTGTGACAGGCCGGCGCGGTGCGCCATGACCTGCCGGACGGTGATACCGGCCTTGCCGTTCTCACCGAACTCCGGCCAGTACGCGCACACCGGGGTGTCGTAGTCGAGCAGGCCGCGGTCGACGAGTCGGTGGATGACCGTCGACGCCATCCCCTTGGTCGCCGAGAACACCATCGCGCCGGTGTCGGCTGTCCAGAACTCGGTGCCCGCACGGTCGGAGAATCCGGTCCAGACGTCGACGACGGGCTCACCGTCCTGGAACACCGCCAGCGCGCCGCCGCCGAACCGGCGGCCGGGGAACAGCTGCGAAAAGGCCCGCAGGGTGCAGCCGAAATTGGCGTCCGCAGCACCTTGGACGCCGTGCGGGAGCGCGACGCTGCGTCCCCGACAGTCACTGTCCGACACAGCTCCGAATTTACCTGGAACCCCGGCTAACTACTGCCGTGTTACCGATCTGTTAACGCCATTCGGCCCGAACGTCACCCCATCGGCTTGTCGTCGACCTTGAAGTCGATGTTGACCTTGCCGTCCTTGACCGCTTTGACGGTCGCGGTGACGCCGTATTTGGTGCCATTGCCAGCGGTCAGCACGCAATGCTGGGTGGCGCCCACTTTGCCCGCGATGCCGTCGTCGCATGTCACTGACTTGGCCTTTTTCTTGGCCGCCGCTTCCAGCCTGTCCTTGGCCATGGATTGCAGCTCGGTCTTCGACACAGTCGGCTGGCTACCGCCGCTGCATCCGGTGAGCAGCACGCCGGCGACCGCGGTGCCGGCCACCAGGAGGCGCAGCGTGGAGTTCACACGTGACATTCGGTTCGAACCGCCCTTCGGTTGCTGTCGGTGGCCATCATTGCGCCGCGTCGAGTATCTGCTGCGCAGCCAGAGCCGGTGTCAGTTCGCCGTCGCGTACCTGGCGCTCCACCTGCGCCCGGATGCCACGCACGTTCGGGTTGGACAGCAGCCGGTCGAGCACGGCGTCGCGGACCATCGACCAGGTCCAGTCGACCTGCTGCTCGCGGCGCCGCTTGTCGAACTCCCCCGCGTCGCTGAGCACCTGCCGGTGCTTGAGCACCGTGTCCCACAGCTCGGCCAGGCCGTCGCCGGTCAGTGCGCTCATCGTGAGAACTGGTGGGCGCCAGAGAGATTCGCGTGGATAGAGCAAGCGGATGGCCCCGGTGAGTTCACGCGCGGCCTGCTTGGCCTCGACGGCGTGTTCCCCGTCGGCCTTGTTCACCACGATGACGTCGGCGAGCTCCAGCACACCCTTCTTGATGCCCTGCAGCTGATCTCCCGTGCGGGCCAGTGTGAGGAACACGAACGTGTCGACCATGTTGGCCACGGCGACTTCGGACTGCCCCACCCCGACCGTTTCGACCAGGATGACGTCGTAGCCGGCGGCCTCCAGCAGCACGATGGTCTCGCGGGTGGCCTTCGCGACCCCGCCGAGTGTCCCCGATGTCGGCGACGGCCGGATGTAGGCGTCCGGGTGCACCGCCAGCCGCGCCATGCGGGTCTTGTCTCCCAGGATGGAGCCGCCGGTGCGCGTCGAGGACGGATCGACCGCCAGCACTGCCACTCGGTGGCCGGCCTCGATGAGGTGCATGCCGAGGGCTTCGATGGTGGTCGACTTGCCGACACCGGGCACCCCGGTGATCCCGACGTGCATGGCCGTGCCCGCGAACGGCGTGAGTTCGAGCAGCAGCTGCTGGGCCTGATCCCGATGATCGGCCCGGGTCGATTCGACCCGGGTGATGGCCCGCGCCAGCGCGGCGCGGTCACCATCCCGGATCGCGGCGGCGAGATCCTTAACCGTGTCGGCCACTAGTTCAGCTGATAGCCGAGCCGATCAGCCAGCTTCTGCAGCAGGCCGATGGCCGCGTCGGCGATCACCGTGCCGGGCGGGAAGATCGCGGTCGCGCCGGCCTCGTACAACTCGTCGAAGTCGCCGGGCGGGATGACGCCGCCGACCACGATCATGATGTCGGGTCGACCCACCTCGGCCAGCGCATCCCGCAGCGCAGGCACCAGGGTGAGATGCCCGGCGGCCAGCGACGACACCCCGACGACGTGCACGTCGTTGTCGGCGGCCTGGCGGGCCACCTCGTCGGGAGTCGAGAACAGCGAGCCCACGTCGACGTCGAAGCCGATGTCGGCGAACGCCGTCGCGATCACCTTCTGCCCGCGGTCGTGGCCGTCCTGACCCATCTTGGCCACCAGGATGCGGGGACGGCGTCCGTCCGCCTCGGCGAATTTCTCCACCAATTCCGTTGCGGTGCTCACGTTCCCGGCCTTTCCGACCTCGTCGCGGTAGACGCCGGCGATGGTGCGGATTTCGGCCCGGTGCCGGCCGTACACCTTCTCCAGGGCGTCGGAGATCTCACCGAGGGTGGCTTTGGCACGTGCGGCGTCGATCGCCAGGGCGAGCAGGTTGTTGCCCAGCCCGTCCTCGCCGGTGACACCGGTTTCGCCTGCGGCGCGGGCAAGTTCGGCCAGCGCGGCCTGGGTGGCGGCCTCGTCACGCTCGGCGCGCAGCCGCTCGAGTTTGGCGATCTGCTCGGCACGCACACGCGAGTTCTCGACCTTGAGGACCTCGATCTCCTGATCCTCGTCGACCTGGTACTTGTTGACGCCGATCAGGGGCTGGGCACCGGAGTCGATACGGGCCTGGGTCCGTGCCGCGGCTTCTTCGATGCGCAGCTTCGGGATGCCGTCGCTGATGGCCTGCGCCATGCCGCCGTGTTCGGCGACTTCCTTGATGTGGGCGCGGGCCTTCTCGGCGAGCTGGTGGGTCAGCCACTCGACGTAGTACGAACCGCCCCACGGGTCGATCGGCCGGGTGGTGCCCGACTCCTGCTGCAGCAGCAGCTGGGTGTTGCGGGCGATGCGGGCCGAGAAGTCGGTGGGCAGCGCCAGCGCCTCGTCGAGCGCGTTGGTGTGCAGCGACTGGGTGTGCCCCTGGGTGGCGGCCATGGCCTCGATGCAGGTTCTGGCGACGTTGTTGAACACGTCCTGCGCGGTGAGCGACCAGCCGGAGGTCTGCGAGTGCGTGCGCAGCGACAGGGACTTGTCGTTCGTGGCGCCGAACTGGGCCACCAGCTCGCTCCACAGCAGCCGGCCCGCGCGCAGCTTGGCCACCTCCATGAAGAAGTTCATCCCGATGCCCCAGAAGAAGCTCAACCGCGGCGCGAACTTGTCGATGTCGAGGCCGGCGTCCAGGCCGGCCTTGATGTACTCGACGCCGTCGGCCAGGGTGTAGGCCAACTCCAGATCGGCGGTCGCACCGGCCTCCTGGATGTGATAGCCCGAGATCGAAATGCTGTTGAACTTCGGCATTTTCGCGCTGGTGTAGCCGAAGATGTCGGAGATGATCCGCATCGACGGTTTCGGCGGGTAGATGTAGGTGTTGCGGACCATGAACTCTTTGAGGATGTCGTTCTGGATGGTCCCGGCGAGCTTCTCCGGCGGCACACCCTGCTCCTCGGCGGCCACCACGTACAGCGCGAGGATCGGCAGCACCGCACCGTTCATGGTCATCGACACGCTCACGGTGGACAGGTCGATGCCGTCGAACAGCTGCCGCATGTCGAGGATGGAGTCGATGGCCACGCCGGCCATGCCGACATCGCCCTGCACCCGCGGATGGTCCGAGTCGTAGCCGCGGTGGGTCGCCAGGTCGAAGGCCACCGACAGGCCCTTCTGACCGGCCGCGAGGTTACGCCGGTAGAACGCGTTCGATTCGGCAGCGGTGGAGAAACCAGCGTACTGGCGGATGGTCCACGGCTGGTTGACGTACATCGTCGGATAGGGCCCGCGGACGAACGGCGGGGCACCCGGGAAGCTGTCCAGCGGGTATCCGGCCTCGACCACGGCGTCCCGGTCGGCGGCGATGTAGACCGGCTTGACGTCGATGCCTTCCGGGGTGGCCCAGGTCAGCTGCTCGGGGGCGTACCCGTGGGCGGCCGCGGCCTCGGCCACGTGGATTTCGACGGCCTGCGGGGTGGCCGGCTCGCCGGTGCCCTCGCCGCGCAGCGGTACCTCGGCGAAGCTGCCGATCGGGGTGGCGGACGGGGCCGGGCTGCCGGCAACATCGTTCAGAGTCATATCAGGCCCCCAGTCCGGTGAGCAGGTTCGCCAACACTTCTACCGCATTGATCTTCGCGGTCAGGTATCCG
It encodes the following:
- the lipL gene encoding esterase/beta-lactamase LipL, with translation MSDSDCRGRSVALPHGVQGAADANFGCTLRAFSQLFPGRRFGGGALAVFQDGEPVVDVWTGFSDRAGTEFWTADTGAMVFSATKGMASTVIHRLVDRGLLDYDTPVCAYWPEFGENGKAGITVRQVMAHRAGLSQLNGVSLTELLNPRLMEERIAASPVSAVLFDKPAYHALTYGWLLSGLARAVTGQGMRDLMRAELAEPLRTDGLHLGRPPVGAPTRAAQILAPQRRWPNHLFDFVAPKLAGLARSGAFGSMYVPGVMSLIRGETPFLDSEIPAANGVATARGLARMYGAIANAGRFEGVEFLSAETVARLTGPSALQRDRNLVVPLSFHLGYHSVPFGVMPGFGHVGMGGSVGWADPASGLAIGFVHNRLVTPMVLDMTAFVALNAVIRKDVAAARRRGYQPVPDFGSGPFELSKPVAG
- a CDS encoding DUF4333 domain-containing protein; the protein is MSRVNSTLRLLVAGTAVAGVLLTGCSGGSQPTVSKTELQSMAKDRLEAAAKKKAKSVTCDDGIAGKVGATQHCVLTAGNGTKYGVTATVKAVKDGKVNIDFKVDDKPMG
- the meaB gene encoding methylmalonyl Co-A mutase-associated GTPase MeaB; translated protein: MADTVKDLAAAIRDGDRAALARAITRVESTRADHRDQAQQLLLELTPFAGTAMHVGITGVPGVGKSTTIEALGMHLIEAGHRVAVLAVDPSSTRTGGSILGDKTRMARLAVHPDAYIRPSPTSGTLGGVAKATRETIVLLEAAGYDVILVETVGVGQSEVAVANMVDTFVFLTLARTGDQLQGIKKGVLELADVIVVNKADGEHAVEAKQAARELTGAIRLLYPRESLWRPPVLTMSALTGDGLAELWDTVLKHRQVLSDAGEFDKRRREQQVDWTWSMVRDAVLDRLLSNPNVRGIRAQVERQVRDGELTPALAAQQILDAAQ
- the scpA gene encoding methylmalonyl-CoA mutase, translating into MTLNDVAGSPAPSATPIGSFAEVPLRGEGTGEPATPQAVEIHVAEAAAAHGYAPEQLTWATPEGIDVKPVYIAADRDAVVEAGYPLDSFPGAPPFVRGPYPTMYVNQPWTIRQYAGFSTAAESNAFYRRNLAAGQKGLSVAFDLATHRGYDSDHPRVQGDVGMAGVAIDSILDMRQLFDGIDLSTVSVSMTMNGAVLPILALYVVAAEEQGVPPEKLAGTIQNDILKEFMVRNTYIYPPKPSMRIISDIFGYTSAKMPKFNSISISGYHIQEAGATADLELAYTLADGVEYIKAGLDAGLDIDKFAPRLSFFWGIGMNFFMEVAKLRAGRLLWSELVAQFGATNDKSLSLRTHSQTSGWSLTAQDVFNNVARTCIEAMAATQGHTQSLHTNALDEALALPTDFSARIARNTQLLLQQESGTTRPIDPWGGSYYVEWLTHQLAEKARAHIKEVAEHGGMAQAISDGIPKLRIEEAAARTQARIDSGAQPLIGVNKYQVDEDQEIEVLKVENSRVRAEQIAKLERLRAERDEAATQAALAELARAAGETGVTGEDGLGNNLLALAIDAARAKATLGEISDALEKVYGRHRAEIRTIAGVYRDEVGKAGNVSTATELVEKFAEADGRRPRILVAKMGQDGHDRGQKVIATAFADIGFDVDVGSLFSTPDEVARQAADNDVHVVGVSSLAAGHLTLVPALRDALAEVGRPDIMIVVGGVIPPGDFDELYEAGATAIFPPGTVIADAAIGLLQKLADRLGYQLN